TCGTGGCAGGGCGGCTTCCAGGCGGACGTCACCGTACGCAACTCCGGTAGCACGGCCATCTCCGGGTGGACGGTGGGGTGGTCGTTCCCGAACGGCCAGACCGTCTCCCAGCTGTGGAGCGGCACCGTCAGCCAGAGCGGGTCGAACGTCACGGTGAAGAACCTGTCCTGGAACGGCAGCCTGGGCTCCGGGGCCACCACGAGCTTCGGCTTCACCGGCAACGGCTCGGGCACCGCCCCGCCGGCCCTCACCTGCACCCCCGCGTAGCCCTCCGCTCCCGGGCTCGCCCCCAGTCGCCCGCCTTCCCCAGATGGACCCCTCTCTGGGGGAGGCGGGCATCCAAGTAAGCGCCGAGAAAGGGAGATCGATGATCAGAAAAGCGATCACCGCGGCAGCACTGGTCCTGGCGTCCACCGGGATCGCGGCCGCTCCGGCCGCCGCGGATTCGCTCGGCTGCACGGCGACCTACACGATCACCACTGTGTGGGGTGGTTCGCAGAGCCAGGGCGCGCTCGCACAGGTGACCGTGCACAACAGCGGGTCATCGGCGATCAAGGGCTGGCGTGTGTCGTGGCGTTACACCGACGGCACCGTCGTCACCCAGGTCGGGGGAGCCGTGTCACTCCCGGTGATCGGCCTGCCGGGCGTCTACGCGTTCGGCAACGAGAGCTACAACGGCGACATCCCGATAGGCGGCTCGACCGTCTTCGGCCTCATGACCAGCGGGGGCGGCGGCAGAGCTCCCGGCGTGACCTGCACGCCCGCCTGACCCGCACGCGTGGGAGGGCCGGATCCGCCGGCCGCGCACTGACGACTTCCGGCTCCGCGCGGGTCGCCCACAAGACCGCACACTCCCCAGCGGGGCGGGTATGGCCCGCCTGGGCCGGACACGGACGATCCCCCGGGACACACTCCCGGGGGATCGTCTTTTCCCGTTATACGAACCGCACGCGACCGGACGGATCACACGGCGCCATACCGATCACCACGACTCGGGAGGCAGGTTCACGTCGCCGACGCGGTCGTAGATGACGGTCTCGTCCGCCAGTCTGACGACCACCACACGGCGGGCGAGCCCCGCTCTCTCCAGCGCCTTGGCGGACTCCACGGCGTTCTTGGCATAGTGGTAGCGGTCACGGCTACCGGTGAACGGGCTCTCCCTGTCGCACCTGACCTCGTAGCGGTCATCCGGCCAAGGGTGGGGAAGCCCGTCAGTACTGCGGCGCTCGGTAGCGGTCGCGGTCATTGCACACCTCTCTTGTCGCGGAGGGACCTCCGCTCAGAAAGACCCCCCTGCCCCCCCAACGTCTAAGTATTCCTCATATGCAACATTTGTTTCACGGCACCCCCTCGAACAGAGGGCCGAGGACAGCACGATGTCACGCGAGGGGCAGCATGACGCGGAACGCCGTGCGGCCGGGCCGGCTCTCCAGGTCGACGGTGCCGCCGTGGGCCGCCACCACCGCCCTGACGATCGCGAGCCCCAGGCCGCTGCCGCCCGAGGCGCGGGCACGGGCCTTGTCGGCGCGGACGAACCGTTCGAAGATCTCGCCCTGCAGGTCCTCGGGAATGCCGGGGCCGTCGTCGGTCACGGTCAGCTCGACCCCGTCCGGCCCCGGGAGACGCAAGGCGACGGTGACGGTCGTACCGGGCGGGGTGTGCGCGCGGGCGTTGCCCAGCAGGTTGGCCACCACCTGGTGGAGCCGGTCGGGGTCCCCGGGCACGATGACGGGCTCCTCCGGCAGGTCGAGCCGCCAGCGGTGGTCGGGCCCGTAGGCGCGGGCGTCGCCGGTGGCGTCGATGGCCAGGCGGGTCAGGTCGACCTCCTCGCGCGCCAGCGGGCGGCCGGCGTCGAGCCGGGTCAGCAGCAGCAGATCGTCCACGAGCGTGCCCATGCGGGCCGACTCGGCGTCGATGCGTTCCAGGGCGTGCCGTACGGCGTCGGGGACGGCCGCCTCGTCGCGGCGGGCGAGCTGGACGTGGGCGCGGACGGTGGCGAGCGGGGTGCGCAGCTCGTGGCTGGCGTCGCCGGCGAAGGTGCGCATCCGCTGCTCGCTGGCATGGCGGTGGGCGAGGGCCCGCCCCACGTGGCCGAGCATGCGGTTGAACGCCTCCCCCACCTGGCCGATCTCGGTGCGGGGGTCCTCGTCGGGCACCCCGTCGGGCAACGCGACCTCGCCGTCGGCCAGCGGCAGGCGGGCCACGCGCCGGGCCGTGGCCGCGACCCGGTCCAGCGGGCGCAGCGACAGCCTCACCCACACGGCCCCGGCGATCCCGGTCACGAGCACGACGACGGCGAACACCCCGATCTCGGCCATCTGCAGGCGCCGGACGGTGACCCGCACGTCCTTCAGCGGCAGGCCGGTGACGAGCACCTCCCCCTCGTCGTTGCCGACGGCCATGACCCGATAGTGGCCGAGGCCTCCCGAGGACAGGTCCATCGTGCGCCCGAGCCCGTCGGCGGGCACGGCGGCCAGCGACCTCTCGTCCGCGGCCGACAGGACCGGGTCGGCCCCGCCCACGACCGCCGGCGCCCCCACCCGGCCGTCCCGCACGAGCACGCCCAGCGTGCCGGGCGCCTGCCCGCGCGAGTCCCCGCGCTCGCCGTACGGGTTGCGCGGGTATCCGTGCTCGTGCTCCTCGCGTTCCTCGTGGGCCAGGCTCTCCGCGAACCGCCCGGCCGTCATCGACAGCTGCTGGTCGAGTCGTTCCACCATGAACCGTTCGAGCAGGAGGGACGAGGCGGCCCCCGCCGCGGCGCAGGCGAGCACGAGCAGCACCAGTGTGCCCACCACCAGGCGGGCCCGCAGCGTGTGCGGCATCAGGTGGAGGCGGCGCGTACGCGGCGTCCCCGGCCGCGGCGGCCCTGTCACGCCGGCCCTGTCACGACGGCCTGTCACGACGGCCCTGTCACGGCCGCAGGACGTATCCCACGCCCCGCACCGTGTGGATCAGCGGCCGCCGGCCGGCGTCGATCTTCTTGCGCAGATAGCTGATGTACAGCTCGACCACGTGCGCCTGCCCGCCGAAGTCGTACGACCAGACGCGGTCGAGGATCTGCGCCTTGCTGAGCACCCGCCGGGGGTTGCGCATGAGGAAGCGCAGCAGCTCGAACTCGGTCGGCGTGAGCTCGACCAGCTCGCCGTCGCGGGTCACCTCGCGGGCGTCCTCGTCCATCACCAGATCGCCCACCACCAGCCGGTCGCCCTCGGCACTGCGCGCCATGCCGGCCCGGCGCAGCAGCCCGCGCAGCCGGGCGAGCACCTCCTCCAGGCTGAACGGCTTGGTCACGTAGTCGTCACCGCCCGCGGTGATGCCCGCGATGCGGTCCTCGACGGCGTCACGCGCGGTCAGGAACAGCACGCACACATCCGGGGCCTCGGCACGCAGGCGGCGAAGCACCTCCAGCCCGTCGAAGTCCGGCAGCATGATGTCCAGCAGCACCGCGTCGGGCTGGAACTCCCGTGCCTCCTTCACCGCCGACGTCCCGTCGGCCGCCGTGCGCACCTCCCAGCCCTCGTATTTCAGCACCGCGCCGAGGACCTCGACGAGGTCCGGTTCGTCGTCGACCACGAGGACGCGTACGGGGGTTCCATCGGGGCGGACCAGGCCGGGCTGGTCGTTCGAAGTCTTACGCATGATGGGTCAAGCGTCCTCCCCGCTCACCGGGCGTGCCCTGTGAGCCACCTCAGAGAATCCTATGAATGATCCGCAAATGCCCCGGTTCATAGGAAAACGAGAGGTTCGGTTGGCACGGTGTGCCACGTGATGACCATGAGGAGGCACCCGTGACCACCACCCACCCCGGGAGAGCGGTGACGACAGGGCACGTGCATGCGCCGCCGCGGCGCGTACGCGCCCGCCCCGAGGCCGTCCTGGCGCTCATCGCCGCGGGCGCGGTCGCGGTCATCGGCATGTGGTGGGCCGGCACGCCCGGCATCGCGGGTCCGGGCGAATATCTGGCGAACGCCGGCCGCGTCACCGGACTGCTCGCCGGATACGCGATCGCCGTGCTGCTGGCGCTGATGGCCCGGATCCCCGCGCTGGAGCGCGGCGTCGGCTCCGACCGGCTCGCCCGGTGGCACTCGACGGGCGGCCGCTACGTCGTCGGCCTGTCGGTGGCGCACATGCTGTTGATCATCTGGGGCTACGCGCTGACCGACCGCACCGGCGTCGTGAGCGAGACGGTGACGCTCAACCTCACCTATCCCGACGTGCTTAAGGCCACCGTCGCGCTGCTGCTCCTGGTGGGCGTCGGCGTCGTCTCGGCGCGCAGGATCCGCCCGAAACTGCGCTACGAGACGTGGTTCCACCTGCACTTCTACACCTACCTGGCCGCGTGGCTGGCCTTCGGGCACCAGCTCGCCACGGGCGCGGAGTTCGCCGTGGCCCCGGTCGCCCGCACCTCCTGGTACGTCCTCTACCTCGGCGTCGCGGCGCTGCTCGTGTGGTACCGCCTCCTGACGCCCGCGCGGCTGGCCGTACGGCACCGGCTGAGGGTCTCGCGGGTGGTGCCGGAGACCCCCGGGGTCGTCTCCGTGTACGTGACCGGGCGGCGTCTGGACCGGCTGCGGGCCGAACCCGGCCAGTTCTTCCGCTGGCGGTTCCTCACCAGGGACCTGTGGTGGTCCCCCAACCCGTACTCACTGTCCGCCCCGCCCGGCACGGGCGAACTGCGGATCACGGTGAAGGACCTGGGCGACCAGAGCCGCTCTCTGGCCCGCCTGCGGCCCGGCACCCGGGTGATCGCCGAGGGCCCGTACGGCGCGTTCACCGTGAAGTCCCGCAGGGCGCGCAAGGTGCTGCTCGTCGCGGGCGGCGTCGGCATCACCCCGCTGCGCGCGCTGTTCGAGTCGGTGCCCGCCGCCCCCGGCGACCTGACCCTCCTCTACCGCGTGCGCGACGAACGGGACCTGGTGTTCCGCGCCGAGCTCGAGGAGATCACCGCGGCCCGCGGCGCCACCCTGCACTACTGCGTCGGCCCCCGGTCCCTGATCGGCGACCCGTTCACGCCCGCGACGCTCGCCGGGCTGGTGCCGGACCTTGCCGACCACGAGGCGTACGTCTGCGGGCCCGCCGAGATGACGAGCGCCGTCATCTCCGCCCTGCGGGCCGCCGGGGTGCCGAGATCCCGCGTCCACCACGAGTCGTTCGAGTTCTGACCGTTTCCCGATAGGAAGTGCCATGCGCAGAGCCATATTGGCCGTGCTCGCGACCGCCGTCGGTCTCGTGCTGCTGCTGTCGTTCAAGCCCCACGAGATGACGGCGCCGGCCCAGCGCCCCGCCGCCGTCGCCCAGGGCGATGCCGGAGCGACGGGCGAGCGCGGGGAGGGCCCCGGCGACGGCTTCTCCGGCCGTGACCGCGACCACGACGACGACCACGACGACGAGTTCGACGACGGGGAGTTCGACGACGGGGACGGGGGCCGCGTCGGCGGGGGCTCCTCGGGTTCCTCCGGTTCCGGTTCCTCCGGCGCCGCCGGCGCCCCGGGTTCCTCCGACCTCACGGGTTCCTCGGATCTCACGGGTTCCTGGACCGGGCCGGGTGCCACCGCGGGCGCCACCAGCGGCGAGAAGACCGTCACCGGCGACTCCGCCGACACCCGCTGGGGACCGGTGCGGGTCGCGATCGTGATCTCCGGTGGGAAGATGGCCGGCGTCAAGGTGCTCGACGCCCCGGCGAGCAACCACCGCGACATCAGGATCAACAACGAGGCGCTGCCGATCCTGAACGAGCAGGCGCTGTCGGCGCAGTCCGCGCGGATCGACACGGTCTCCGGCGCCACCTACACCAGCGACGGCTACATCCGCTCGCTGCAGAGCGCGCTCGACAAGGCGGGCCTGTGACACGCCACGCCGAGCACGTGATGGGCACGGTGTTCTCCTTCGACGTACGTCCCCTCGGCGGGCGCCCCTTCGACGGGCGCCGCGACGACGAGGCCGGGCCGCTCGTCACGGCGGCCCTGGCGGAGGCGGTGGCCTGGCTGCACCACGTCGACGAGGTGTTCTCGACCTACAAGCCCGGCAGCCCCGTCAGCCGGTTGGGCCGGGGCGAGATCACCCTGGCCGACTGCCCGCCCGAGGTGACGGACATCCTCCGCATGTGCGAATCGGTGAGCCGCCTGTCCCACGGCTACTTCACCGCCTATCCCGGAGGCCGCCTCGATCCCTCGGCCATCGTCAAGGGCTGGGCGGTCGACCGGGCCTCCGCCATCCTGCGCGAGGCGGGCCTGCCCGACCACTGTGTGAACGGCGGCGGAGACGTGCGGCTGTCCGGCGCGGCGGCCCCCGGCCGTACCTGGCGGGTCGGCGTCGCCCACCCGCTCCGCCCGGGGGACCTCGCCGCCGTGGTGTCGGGCCGCGACCTCGCGGTGGCGACCTCGGGCACGGCCGAGCGCGGGGCGCACGTCGTCGACCCCCACACCGGCCGGCCCGCCACCGAGCTGGCCTCGGTGACGGTCATCGGCCCGGACCTCGCCCTCGCGGACGCGTACGCCACAGGAGCCCTCGCCATGGGCGGCGCGGCCAGGGAATGGGTGGAGGAACTGGACGGCTACGAGGCCTTCGCCGTCACCGCCGCCGGCGCGACCTGGCACACCTCCGGCCTCTGACCGAGCCCGGCCCGCGGCCGGCGCGGCCGGCCGGGTCCGCCGACACCACGCCTTCACTCACCCCGCCTTCACTCACCCCGCCCTCACTCACCCCGCCCTCACTCACCCCGCCCTCACTCACCCCGCGAGAGCGTGCTTGAGCCGCGTGGCGGCGGCCATGGCGGGCCAGAGGCGGGTGGCCAGGTTCCTGGCGAGGATGCCGCCTCGCGTCGCGGGGACCAGAAGCGCCGACGCCTGCGCGACGTTGCGCTGCTTGGGGTCCACCAGGCGCCGGTGTGCCGCCTCGTACCGCCGGAAGGCCGCCACGGGATCGCCGGAGTGGGCGGCCAGCGCCTCCGCGAGGGTGAACGCCCCCACCATGGCCAGGGTGGAACCGTCCCCGAACAGCGACACGCAGGACGCGGCGTCGCCGAGGAGCGCGACGCGGCCCTTCGACCACCGTGGCAGGCGCACCTGGCTGACGGAGTCGAAGTAGAGGTCGTCGGCTGCGCGCACCTGTTCGAGCAGTTCCGGCGCCCGCCAGGACACGTCCTTGAAGGCGTCGATCAGCATCCGCTTGTGCTGCTCGGTGTCGTGGTGGTCGAACTCCGGCGCCGCCGGGCTGCGGTAGAGGAAGAACGCGCCCGCGGGCCGCGGGTTGACGGCGATCGCCTTGCCGGGCGTGTTGTGCATGATGATGTCCCGGCCCGCTCCGGCCGCCCCGTCGGCGAGCGGCGTCGTCGCGACGTACAGGCCCATGTGGCGCACGAGTCCGCTCTGCGATGTCCCCTCCTCCTGGCCGAACGTCAGGCGCCGCGTCACCGAGTGCAGGCCGTCGGCTCCGATCACCAGGTCGAAGCGGCGGGGTGCGGCGCGCTCGAAGGTGACGTCCACCCCGTGCCCGTCCTGGCCGAGCGCCGTGATGGAGTCGTCGAAGAGGAACTCGGCGTGGTCGCGGCTCGCCTCGTACAGGATCGACGCGAGGTCGCCGCGCGGCACCTCGACCTCGTCCGGCCGCTGCACGGCGCGCATGTCCATCCGGCCGGCCCGCCTGCCGGCCGCGTCGACGAAGCTGACGCCCGTCGTGCCGGTGGCGGCCCGGCGCAGCCGGGGCATGACGCCCATCTGTTGTGCGACCGGGACGGCCGGGCCTCTGACGTCCACCGGGTTGCCGCTGGACCGGGGCTCTCCCCCGCGTTCCACGACCGTGACCCGGAATCCGTGCCTCGCCAGCCAGTAGGCCAGCGTCGGGCCCGCGATCCCGGCCCCCGAGATCAGCACTGTGCTCATGTCGTACCCCACTAACCGGAAGAATTTCCTCCGCATAAACGACGGTATCCTAACCGGAGGAAAATCGTCCATATCCTTCGTGAGGTGGCAGTGGAGAAGGGGCTGCGCGCCGACGCGCGCCGCAACCGGGACCTGATCGTCGCCGCGGCCCAGGAGCTGTTCCTGGAGCAGGGCGTCGACGTGCCGCTGGAGGAGGTCGCCCGCCGGGCCGGCGTGGGCGTCGGCACGCTCTACCGCCGCTTCCCGGACCGGGACGCGCTTCTGCGGGCGGTGGGCGAGGAGAGCCTGCGCCGCCTCGTCGACCTGGCGGAGACGTCCTGGCGCGAGGAACCGGACGCCTGGCACGCGTTGTGCCGTTTCCTGCGCGGCTCGGTGGCCCTGCGGCTGGGCGTGCTGCCGGCGAAGCTCGAACCGCACCTGCACCAGCGGTTGCGCGTCGGCCCGGACCTGCACGAGATGCGGCAGCGGGTGATCGCCGCCGTCCTGCGGATGATCGAACGGGCACAGGCGGACGGCGCGCTGCGCGCCGACATCGGCCCCGGCGACGTCGCCCTGTTGATGACCCTGAACGTGTACACGCCGCCGGGCATGCACAACGAGCAGGCCATGGGACGCGTGGTGGAGATCGTGCTGGACGGCCTGCGCGCCGACGCGGGATCGCCCCTCCCCGGAACTCCGCTCGACGAGGACGATCTGCGCCACTACACCGCCGTACGGCTCCCGCCCGCGCAGTGACGCCGGCCCGACGACGAGCCTCCGGCGGGGGATACCACCATGCCCGGCCCGAGCGGGGCCGCGGCGCCTGACCCCGTCCCGCTCCGGCCGGGCGCGCGGAGCGTTGTCCACAGGCGACGGCGGGAGCGGCCGGGAAGCTCCCTCGCCGCTGCTAGCGTTCCGAGTTGGCGGGAGGAGACGGTGTGCTCGTGATCCACACGGCCTGCGGCAGCGGGCGGCTCGTGCTCCGGGTGAAGGAGGCGCAGTGGTCGTGATCCACGCCGCCTGGAACGGCGGGCGGCTCGTGCTCCGGGTGAAGGAGGCGCAGTGGTCGTGATCCACGCCGCCTGGAACGGCGGGCGGCTCGTGCTCTGGGCGGAGGACTCGGCCGGCGCGGAGCCGGTGGCCTCCCGCGCCGAGGTGCGCCCCCACCCCTTCGCCGTCCCGGCGAGCACGCTGGCCGCGGAGCTGCCGCGCTGGGGAGACGCGGCGGCCGAGGCGGCGGGCAAGGCCGTGTCCGGCGAAGCCGTGCTGCTGCTGCCGAGTTCGGCGACGAGTCCCCTGCCTTCCCCGGAGACCGGCCTGCGGATCACCGCGCGCCGCCCGAGGATACGTCCGTGGCGGGTGCCCGCGCTGCTGGTCGACGCGGGTGCGGCGATGCGCCTGCTGACCACGCTCGACGAGGCGGTCCGCCCTCCGATGGAGTCGCCGGAGCCGGAGGATCGTCTCGCCGACATTCTCCCCGGGCCGTCCCTGCGTTATCTCGCGGTCGTCGCCGCCCACGCCCGCGGTTTGGTGCGGCACGGCCGGGTGCTGCCTCAGCTCGTCACCGAGGACGGCGGCTACGCCGCGCGCTGGCGGCCCGTCCTGACCGGTCCCCACGCCGCGCGCTTCCGGGAGCTGGCCGCCGCCATGCCCCCGGTCTGCCGGGCCGTCGGCGAGGAGCGGCCCTCGGCGCGGGTCCTGAACGAGGCGCTGACGGCCTTGGCCGACGCCGCCGTACGGCAGGCTCTGCCCGAGCGTCTGCTGGGCGGGCACCGTCCCGGGCGGCGCGGTCCCCTGGCCGACCGCTGGACGGTGGCGCTCACCGGCGACACGGCGGCCCTTCCCGGAGTGCGCGAACAGGAAGCGGAGACGCTGGCCCGGCCGCTGGAGGAGTGGTTCAGGGCCGCCCAGCAGCTCGACGGCCCGGTCAAGGTGTGCTTCCGTCTCGTCGAGCCTCTCCCGGCCGAGGAGCCCCCTGGCCCGGAGGCGCCCGCGGGCCAGGAGATGCCGGTCGAGCCGGCCGCGGCCGCAGCTCGGGGTTCGGCCGGAGCAGGCGCCGATCCCCCGGCGGAAGCGGGGGCGACGGCCCCGCCGGACGCCGGAGGCTGGCGGGTGGAGTTCGCCCTTCAGTCGGCCGAGGACCCGAGCCTGTACCTGCCCGCTCCCCTCGTCTGGGCGGGCGAGACCATGTCCGGCCTGCCCGGGCGTCCGGACGAGACGCTGCTCGCCGGCCTGGGCCGGGCGGCCCGCCTGTACTCGAAGATCGACGACGCGCTGCGGGAGGCCAGGCCGGCGCACCTGAGCCTGGACGCCACGGGAGCCTTCCACTTCCTCCGCCACGCCGCGCCGCTTCTGCAGTCGGCCGGGTTCGGCGTGCAACTGCCCGCCTGGGCCGGCCGCACCCGGCTCGGCCTGAAGCTCACCGCCCGGTCGCGCTCCGGGCCCGGCGCGGCCGCCGGTCAGGGGTTCGGGCTGGCGCAGCTCGTCGACTTCCGGGCCGAGCTGGCCGTCGGCGACGAGACGATCAGCGCGACGGAGCTGGCCGAGCTGGCCCGGCTGAAAGTGCCGCTGGTCCGGCTGCGGGGGCAGTGGGTCGAGCTGGACGCCCGGCAGCTCGGGGCGGCGCTGAAGGCGGTGGAGCGACGCGGGTCGGGGCAGATGACGGTCGGCGAGGTCATCCAGGAGGTGGTCCACGGAGGGGACGACGA
The DNA window shown above is from Microbispora sp. ZYX-F-249 and carries:
- a CDS encoding TetR/AcrR family transcriptional regulator, which produces MAVEKGLRADARRNRDLIVAAAQELFLEQGVDVPLEEVARRAGVGVGTLYRRFPDRDALLRAVGEESLRRLVDLAETSWREEPDAWHALCRFLRGSVALRLGVLPAKLEPHLHQRLRVGPDLHEMRQRVIAAVLRMIERAQADGALRADIGPGDVALLMTLNVYTPPGMHNEQAMGRVVEIVLDGLRADAGSPLPGTPLDEDDLRHYTAVRLPPAQ
- a CDS encoding FMN-binding protein, producing MRRAILAVLATAVGLVLLLSFKPHEMTAPAQRPAAVAQGDAGATGERGEGPGDGFSGRDRDHDDDHDDEFDDGEFDDGDGGRVGGGSSGSSGSGSSGAAGAPGSSDLTGSSDLTGSWTGPGATAGATSGEKTVTGDSADTRWGPVRVAIVISGGKMAGVKVLDAPASNHRDIRINNEALPILNEQALSAQSARIDTVSGATYTSDGYIRSLQSALDKAGL
- a CDS encoding cellulose binding domain-containing protein; translated protein: MIRKAITAAALVLASTGIAAAPAAADSLGCTATYTITTVWGGSQSQGALAQVTVHNSGSSAIKGWRVSWRYTDGTVVTQVGGAVSLPVIGLPGVYAFGNESYNGDIPIGGSTVFGLMTSGGGGRAPGVTCTPA
- a CDS encoding sensor histidine kinase → MTGPPRPGTPRTRRLHLMPHTLRARLVVGTLVLLVLACAAAGAASSLLLERFMVERLDQQLSMTAGRFAESLAHEEREEHEHGYPRNPYGERGDSRGQAPGTLGVLVRDGRVGAPAVVGGADPVLSAADERSLAAVPADGLGRTMDLSSGGLGHYRVMAVGNDEGEVLVTGLPLKDVRVTVRRLQMAEIGVFAVVVLVTGIAGAVWVRLSLRPLDRVAATARRVARLPLADGEVALPDGVPDEDPRTEIGQVGEAFNRMLGHVGRALAHRHASEQRMRTFAGDASHELRTPLATVRAHVQLARRDEAAVPDAVRHALERIDAESARMGTLVDDLLLLTRLDAGRPLAREEVDLTRLAIDATGDARAYGPDHRWRLDLPEEPVIVPGDPDRLHQVVANLLGNARAHTPPGTTVTVALRLPGPDGVELTVTDDGPGIPEDLQGEIFERFVRADKARARASGGSGLGLAIVRAVVAAHGGTVDLESRPGRTAFRVMLPLA
- a CDS encoding FAD-dependent monooxygenase, with product MSTVLISGAGIAGPTLAYWLARHGFRVTVVERGGEPRSSGNPVDVRGPAVPVAQQMGVMPRLRRAATGTTGVSFVDAAGRRAGRMDMRAVQRPDEVEVPRGDLASILYEASRDHAEFLFDDSITALGQDGHGVDVTFERAAPRRFDLVIGADGLHSVTRRLTFGQEEGTSQSGLVRHMGLYVATTPLADGAAGAGRDIIMHNTPGKAIAVNPRPAGAFFLYRSPAAPEFDHHDTEQHKRMLIDAFKDVSWRAPELLEQVRAADDLYFDSVSQVRLPRWSKGRVALLGDAASCVSLFGDGSTLAMVGAFTLAEALAAHSGDPVAAFRRYEAAHRRLVDPKQRNVAQASALLVPATRGGILARNLATRLWPAMAAATRLKHALAG
- a CDS encoding response regulator transcription factor — translated: MRKTSNDQPGLVRPDGTPVRVLVVDDEPDLVEVLGAVLKYEGWEVRTAADGTSAVKEAREFQPDAVLLDIMLPDFDGLEVLRRLRAEAPDVCVLFLTARDAVEDRIAGITAGGDDYVTKPFSLEEVLARLRGLLRRAGMARSAEGDRLVVGDLVMDEDAREVTRDGELVELTPTEFELLRFLMRNPRRVLSKAQILDRVWSYDFGGQAHVVELYISYLRKKIDAGRRPLIHTVRGVGYVLRP
- a CDS encoding FAD:protein FMN transferase — translated: MTRHAEHVMGTVFSFDVRPLGGRPFDGRRDDEAGPLVTAALAEAVAWLHHVDEVFSTYKPGSPVSRLGRGEITLADCPPEVTDILRMCESVSRLSHGYFTAYPGGRLDPSAIVKGWAVDRASAILREAGLPDHCVNGGGDVRLSGAAAPGRTWRVGVAHPLRPGDLAAVVSGRDLAVATSGTAERGAHVVDPHTGRPATELASVTVIGPDLALADAYATGALAMGGAAREWVEELDGYEAFAVTAAGATWHTSGL
- a CDS encoding ferredoxin reductase family protein; amino-acid sequence: MTTTHPGRAVTTGHVHAPPRRVRARPEAVLALIAAGAVAVIGMWWAGTPGIAGPGEYLANAGRVTGLLAGYAIAVLLALMARIPALERGVGSDRLARWHSTGGRYVVGLSVAHMLLIIWGYALTDRTGVVSETVTLNLTYPDVLKATVALLLLVGVGVVSARRIRPKLRYETWFHLHFYTYLAAWLAFGHQLATGAEFAVAPVARTSWYVLYLGVAALLVWYRLLTPARLAVRHRLRVSRVVPETPGVVSVYVTGRRLDRLRAEPGQFFRWRFLTRDLWWSPNPYSLSAPPGTGELRITVKDLGDQSRSLARLRPGTRVIAEGPYGAFTVKSRRARKVLLVAGGVGITPLRALFESVPAAPGDLTLLYRVRDERDLVFRAELEEITAARGATLHYCVGPRSLIGDPFTPATLAGLVPDLADHEAYVCGPAEMTSAVISALRAAGVPRSRVHHESFEF
- a CDS encoding DEAD/DEAH box helicase; translation: MVVIHAAWNGGRLVLWAEDSAGAEPVASRAEVRPHPFAVPASTLAAELPRWGDAAAEAAGKAVSGEAVLLLPSSATSPLPSPETGLRITARRPRIRPWRVPALLVDAGAAMRLLTTLDEAVRPPMESPEPEDRLADILPGPSLRYLAVVAAHARGLVRHGRVLPQLVTEDGGYAARWRPVLTGPHAARFRELAAAMPPVCRAVGEERPSARVLNEALTALADAAVRQALPERLLGGHRPGRRGPLADRWTVALTGDTAALPGVREQEAETLARPLEEWFRAAQQLDGPVKVCFRLVEPLPAEEPPGPEAPAGQEMPVEPAAAAARGSAGAGADPPAEAGATAPPDAGGWRVEFALQSAEDPSLYLPAPLVWAGETMSGLPGRPDETLLAGLGRAARLYSKIDDALREARPAHLSLDATGAFHFLRHAAPLLQSAGFGVQLPAWAGRTRLGLKLTARSRSGPGAAAGQGFGLAQLVDFRAELAVGDETISATELAELARLKVPLVRLRGQWVELDARQLGAALKAVERRGSGQMTVGEVIQEVVHGGDDELPLVEVDADGLLGDLLSGEADRRLEPVATPAAFHGTLRPYQERGLAWLDFMSRIGLGGILADDMGLGKTAQTLSLLTKERESGERAGATLLVCPMSLLTNWQKEAARFAPSLDVYLHHGAGRLRGEELAARVAGADLVLTTYGTALRDRDALAGFTWARVVCDEAQAIKNAAAGQAQAVRSLPARTRLALTGTPVENHLAELWSIMEFCNPGLLGSARAFRDRYQEPIERHGDETATAALKRATGPFVLRRLKTDKTIISDLPDKLEMKVWCTLTPEQASLYQAVVEDMIGKISGSEGIERRGNVLAAMAKLKQVCNHPAHLLKDGSRLAGRSGKLARLEELAEEIVSEGDKALVFTQYAEFGSMLQPYLAAHLDRPVLWLHGGLPKKTRDALVERFQTADEPVLFLLSLKAAGTGLNLTAANHVIHVDRWWNPAVEDQATDRAFRIGQTRNVQVRKFVCAGTLEERIDEMIERKKALADSVVGTGEDWIAGLSTAELRELFRLSPEAVS